The Peromyscus maniculatus bairdii isolate BWxNUB_F1_BW_parent chromosome 14, HU_Pman_BW_mat_3.1, whole genome shotgun sequence genomic interval ACCGGACTCCACATGATGAGCTTGGGATTGGTCATGAGGGAGAACGGGTCGTCATAAGGGTAGGGTAGCTTGTCTTTCAGGTAGGCAAAGACGGGATGCTCATTCTGCCCGTTGACGTCACACTTCTGGGTAAGACTGAAGGTGGGCTGGTACCCACCCCCAGGGCGGACATACTTGAGGCTGTTCAGGATCTCCTCGTTCTGACAGTTCTCCTGGAGGAGAAGacaaaggaggagaaaatgaagggGAAACCAAGGCTCCTCCAGTGCAAATCTTTCcttctccagcccttcctccctgGGGTCGCTCTTCCCTtcgtgtgtgcaagcatgtgttgCATGCGTGTGTTTCTTCTCCATCTGCTTTGCCTTGCTCTCTCCCAGTCATtgcatgcaggcatgcacttaagcatacatgcacgcacgcgcgcgcacacacacacacttcttaccaccattttccccttcttttgCCCTGGTTCTGCTCCCTTCTGGTTCTGTGTATGTTGAGTGCATCCTTTGCCTGTGCCCTATGCAGTTCGTGAGTCGAGCGGGAAAGTAAGACCCAGGTGTGTGACCTTTATAGCTTCTAGCTTTCATCCTTCCTTGTCCTAGAACTAAAATGTACATGGAGGACACTTTGAAGACAGACTCCATCCAAAGGGAGTCTTCGTTTTCCTGCTCCACTAAGGCAGAGCAAGTCAGTGGCAGTGGTGGACACACTCTAAACGGAACCACTTAGTGACCAGCAGGATGGaaggtgactgtcctggaaatgGGCTTGGCCCGGTTGTTAAGCAATTAAAGACTTACGGACAAAGACTGTGGGTACATAACCACTCCTTTCATTTCTAAACTGCCATCCAAAGGTCTCCTGAACCTCGTCTTCGTGCACCGCACTCAGCTACAAATGCTTTAGCTCAGAACCTGtttcctgtttctccctccccactcccaccctcgcCCTACCCCATTCCAAATGCCAGTGAGAACCTTCAGTTCCCACCCCGCCTCTCGAGGCTCAGTCAGCTAGCTCCCTCTGCAAGTGCCTGCCTCTGACCTACTGGGACCATTAACACAGTCCAGGCCACCATGCCATTTCTGAGCCCCCGCTGATCTCTATTAGACTGCTGATCTCTCAGTGCAGATGACTCCCTCCAGCAGCTAGCCAGCCACAAGTAAGTGTGAGGTCAGACGCACCTCCGGGGAGGTGATGTGCCTCCAGTGAGGTTTCACCCTTTCAGACAAAGTCTGAAAAGGGACTTGAGAGGGAAGGCCCTGTGAGCACAGTGATGACTGACTGGGTCTCTGGTCTACCACAGCCATCCTTCTCAGCTGGTCCTTCCTTAACTTCCTGCCACTGTGAGTTGACTAAGGGGACTCTAATTAGACAGTCCGCTTAGGGACAGCTGTCTTGTTTGTACAGTTAAATCCTAAGTGGAAACAGAATCCCCAAAAGAGAGCTTCAAGTGTATGGGCTGAAGCTCTGTACTAACTTGACCCATTactcagagacaggcagatgcgtGTGACGCCCAGAGGAGGCGAATGCATGCTGCAcacctttcccttctcccatATGCCTTTTCCGAATTGCTGATTAAAACACAAAGcctttaatttaaataataaaaacgcTTTGCATTCTCACACTACATCTTTCtagttaattttatgtgtcttATTCCTTGAGCCTCACAATAAACCTGTGAGCTAAGTCGACTTATATAAAATCAACAGATGAGGAAGCTCCAACGGAAAACCAAGTGCATCTTTCAAGGGCATCAGCCATTAAAGTGGAGAACCATGGCTGCAAGAACGAAGGACTCCCAAGTACTTCTTAGCTTAACCCCagttatttgtttgagacaactTCTCCaggccaggctgttctcaaattAGCTGTAGTCAGAGAATTACCTttaatttctgatcttcctgcctccatttcccaagtgctgcgattataGGCAAGCttccacacctggtttatgcaatGCTTGGGATCGAACCCACCGTTtcgtgtatgctaggcaagtactctaccaaccgagccatATTCGCAGGCTGTTTTCTGAGATGAGGTCTTGCTGTGGAGCCCAGTggagcctcaaactcacatcaaTCCTCAGCCTCCACCTCACACTGCCATTCTGGGATTCCAGGAATCCTAAGATGGTCTACCATGCCATCTTAGTTTGAAACCTTCTATtttctccattcattcatttaacaagtAATCACTTTGCATGGAACCCAGCAAAGACAGAATGGAGAGACTTGGTAGCAACCCTCATAGAATATTCTGGAaagatagtaaaaaaaaaaaagtcacacctTTAATATTTAATCTCAGAGCATATCTACTTCCCTGTGGTATTTCACATTCACCTAGACCTAGACTGATGAGACATGCCCTTCAATTCCAGATTTTCCAACACACATTCACCCTCTTCTTTATCTGCCTCAAGCTCCATCAATCAACTCCTTGGGTGGAACCCAGGGGACTACTCACCTGATGTCCAAATTGGTTGCAAGGGAAGCCGAGAACCACCAGGCGCCTGGGAAAGCGACATTGCAATTCATTGAGCTGGTTGAAGTCTCGGGTGGTTGTTCCTCAGAGTGATGCGACATTCTCAATCAGCACTGCCCTGCCTCGGAACGTGTTAAAGTCTATCTTCTCACCATCCAGGCTGATGGCACTGAGATCATAGAAAGACTTGGCGATGTAAGAAGCCATGGTCGAGTGCAGTGAGCCTTGCCCAGTCCTGTGAGCGCACTTAAGTGCGTTGActggtggggaggaaggagaagcgaGGAAGGGCAGAGATTTCACCAGGTGCCTTTGAGCATTTCTGGGACGGTTTAGTAAAAACAGGTACCCACCTGCGTTCTGTTTGGACAAGGCGGTGGCTCCGCCTATTTACCATCTCTGAACAAAGCCACCTTCTGTCCCACCCTACTGGCAACCTGGAAAGGGCCAATTTGATATCTATGAGCGGATGTGAATAATTTACTCCTTGCTGGAAACCAGAGCCTTAAAGGTCAAATGGGGAGGAAAAAGGGGGGGAGCATTCAAGATTGACTCCTACTTGCCCCagcaagtttttcttttcttttttttcttttttaacctggcacagacatttttaaaaacacattcatgGAGCAGCAGTCTCTGAATTGGGAGAGGTCAAATGTTCTCAGGTCTGAATTGGGGCTGATGTCCACCCGACACAGATGATGACTGAAAGATATATACTACTTTTAAtatttctgtgctttttttttttttttttttggtttttcaagacagggtttctctgtgtagctttgtgccttttcttggaactcacttggtagcccaggctggcctcgaacttacagagatccgcctgcctctgcctcccaagtgctgggattaaaggtgtgcgccaccaccacccggcttatttcTGTGCTTTCTTAAAGCATAATCAAAGGGACCCTTAGGAGGACAGTGTCATTTTTCTAGAAGCAATGACTTCCAGTGCCTCAGTTTGCATCAGGCAAAAGAGATGTTGTGTTTGTCTCAGAAAGCCTTTCAGTGAGTGATGTTTCTCATCATGGAGAACACTAAGGTCTTTGTCCCTGCACTGTGTCATGTCCTACATTAGAACCTCCACCTCCATCCCACACTCCTCCACCAGTCATGAGGATGGAGTCGCTGCTGGCATAGTGATCAGGAGGAGTCTTGGAACAGACGGTACATTCTGGATAGACGAATTGTACCTATTTCCCTCTCAGGAGACGGTTCAGTCTCTGCGATTTTCAAGAGCAGGCTTCTGTGAATTCGTGACACACATTCCTCACAGGAGGGAATGTACAGGAAGGCAAAGCAGCTGTGCTTCCAAGTAGGTTACCAAGACTTCTTCAAAGCCAGCCATTGGTATGTGGTGGGATGTCTTTGCCCGCTGAGGGCTGTTACTGGGGCTCAGTCTAGCAGCAGAAAAGACCATTATCCAAGCCACTCTGTTATTCAAGCATTGGCCAACTAAAGTAGGAACTTTTAAGAAACACTCAATTTCTCCACCAGTGAAACTAACAAtcatgctgggcggtggcggcgcacgcctttgaggcagaggcaggtggatctctgtgagttcaaggccagcctggtctacagagtgagttccaggacaggctccaaagctacacagagaaaccctgtctcaaacaacaacaaacaatcaAGGTTATCCTGGCTATTTTAATAAGGCAAATGTTTCCC includes:
- the Gpx2 gene encoding glutathione peroxidase 2, giving the protein MASYIAKSFYDLSAISLDGEKIDFNTFRGRAVLIENVASLUGTTTRDFNQLNELQCRFPRRLVVLGFPCNQFGHQENCQNEEILNSLKYVRPGGGYQPTFSLTQKCDVNGQNEHPVFAYLKDKLPYPYDDPFSLMTNPKLIMWSPVRRSDVAWNFEKFLIGPEGEPFRRYSRTFQTIHIEPDIKRLLKVAI